A single genomic interval of Oscillatoria salina IIICB1 harbors:
- a CDS encoding CoB--CoM heterodisulfide reductase iron-sulfur subunit B family protein, translating into MSAKMLQYAYFPGCVAQGACRELYLSTAAVAKTLGIELIELKKAACCGSGTYKEDSQLLEDTVNARNLALAESLNLPLLTHCSTCQGVIGHVDESLKESQRNNPGYVAQINELLHAEGCSPYRGTTEVKHLLWALVGDYGLDALQAKVTRQLTNLKCASFYGCYLLRAQKSLPDDDPFNPQSMENVFRVVGATAVDYCGRTQCCGWPISSYAREQSFQMAGKQVEAAIAAGADCLVTPCPLCHLNLDSRQPEVSQVIQRRLGLPVLHLPQLVGLALGITPKELGLDRHVVSTKPVLAKLGVS; encoded by the coding sequence ATGTCCGCAAAAATGCTTCAATACGCATATTTCCCTGGCTGTGTTGCTCAAGGCGCTTGCCGCGAGCTTTATTTGTCTACAGCAGCAGTTGCGAAAACTCTGGGAATTGAGTTGATTGAGTTGAAAAAGGCTGCTTGTTGTGGTTCGGGTACTTATAAGGAAGATTCTCAGCTTTTGGAAGATACGGTTAATGCTCGTAATCTGGCTTTGGCTGAATCATTGAATTTGCCTCTTTTGACTCATTGCAGCACTTGTCAGGGTGTGATTGGTCATGTTGATGAGAGTTTGAAGGAATCTCAACGAAATAATCCTGGTTATGTAGCGCAAATTAATGAGTTATTACACGCAGAAGGTTGTTCTCCTTATCGCGGTACTACGGAGGTTAAACATTTACTTTGGGCGCTAGTTGGTGATTATGGGTTGGATGCTCTGCAAGCTAAAGTTACGCGCCAGTTAACGAATTTGAAGTGTGCTTCTTTTTACGGCTGTTATTTACTTAGGGCGCAAAAATCGCTGCCTGATGACGATCCGTTTAATCCTCAGTCAATGGAAAATGTTTTTCGTGTGGTTGGGGCTACGGCTGTGGATTATTGCGGACGTACTCAGTGCTGTGGTTGGCCGATTTCGAGTTATGCTCGGGAACAGTCTTTTCAAATGGCTGGCAAACAAGTGGAAGCGGCGATCGCGGCTGGTGCTGATTGTTTGGTGACTCCTTGTCCTTTGTGCCATCTTAATCTTGATTCTCGTCAGCCGGAGGTTTCTCAGGTGATTCAACGTCGGTTGGGTTTACCTGTTCTCCATTTACCTCAGCTTGTGGGTTTGGCTTTGGGGATTACGCCAAAAGAGTTAGGCTTAGATCGCCACGTGGTTTCGACAAAGCCTGTTTTGGCAAAGTTAGGTGTCAGTTAA
- the acpP gene encoding acyl carrier protein, whose amino-acid sequence MNQEIFARVKNIVVEQLAVDDEQVKAEASFANDLGADSLDVVELVMALEEEFDIEIPDEAAEKIDTVGKAVDHISDKVAASA is encoded by the coding sequence ATGAACCAAGAAATTTTTGCTAGAGTCAAGAACATCGTTGTCGAACAATTAGCAGTTGATGACGAACAAGTAAAAGCTGAAGCCAGCTTTGCCAATGACTTAGGAGCAGATTCCCTAGATGTCGTCGAATTGGTAATGGCTCTAGAAGAAGAATTCGATATCGAAATTCCAGACGAAGCAGCAGAGAAAATTGACACCGTAGGCAAAGCAGTAGACCACATTAGTGACAAAGTGGCAGCCTCAGCATAA
- the fabF gene encoding beta-ketoacyl-ACP synthase II codes for MTNLPLKRVVVTGLGAITPIGNNLSEYWEGLIEGRNGIDLISSFDASHHASKIAGEVKGFDPHDYLERKEAKRMDRFAQFAIAASTQALADAEFVINDLNAEQIGVLIGTGIGGIKVMEEQQQVYLSRGPDRCSPFMVPMMIANMAAGLTAIHTGAKGPNSCTVTACAAGSHAIGDAFRLIQRGYAQAMLCGGAEAAITPLTVAGFAAARALSTRNDDPTHACRPFDRSRDGFVIAEGSGILLLEELEHALARNAKIYAEILGYGMTCDAYHMTSPVPDGRGATRAIELALKDANLTPDRIDYINAHGTSTQANDVTETKAIKKALGESAYKVAISSTKSMTGHLLGGSGGIEAVATAMAIVNDRLPPTINLANPDPGCDLDYVPNNSRNQTVEVALSNSFGFGGHNVTLAFKKYRRG; via the coding sequence ATGACAAATTTGCCACTAAAACGAGTTGTTGTCACGGGTCTCGGTGCGATTACCCCGATTGGAAACAACCTCTCCGAATATTGGGAAGGTTTGATCGAGGGGCGCAATGGGATTGATTTGATTAGTTCATTTGACGCTTCCCACCATGCTAGTAAAATTGCTGGTGAAGTCAAGGGTTTCGATCCCCACGACTACTTGGAACGCAAAGAAGCAAAACGAATGGATCGCTTTGCTCAGTTTGCCATAGCCGCCAGCACGCAGGCACTTGCTGACGCAGAATTTGTCATCAACGACCTAAATGCAGAACAGATAGGTGTACTAATTGGTACGGGCATTGGCGGCATCAAAGTCATGGAAGAGCAACAACAAGTGTATCTTTCTCGCGGTCCCGATCGCTGTAGTCCCTTCATGGTACCAATGATGATTGCTAACATGGCAGCAGGTTTGACGGCGATTCATACCGGAGCAAAAGGACCTAATTCTTGTACTGTAACTGCCTGTGCGGCTGGATCTCATGCTATTGGTGATGCCTTTCGCTTGATTCAGAGAGGGTATGCTCAAGCGATGCTCTGCGGTGGGGCAGAAGCAGCCATAACACCTTTGACAGTAGCAGGTTTTGCCGCAGCGCGGGCTTTGTCCACCCGCAATGACGATCCGACTCACGCCTGTCGTCCTTTCGATCGCTCTCGCGATGGTTTTGTCATTGCAGAAGGATCTGGTATCCTCCTGTTGGAAGAATTAGAACACGCTCTTGCTCGTAATGCGAAAATTTACGCGGAAATTTTGGGTTATGGTATGACTTGTGATGCCTATCACATGACTTCGCCAGTACCAGATGGACGAGGCGCTACTCGGGCAATTGAGCTAGCTCTCAAAGATGCTAATCTCACTCCAGATCGAATTGATTACATTAATGCTCACGGTACTAGTACCCAAGCTAATGATGTAACTGAAACTAAGGCAATTAAAAAAGCTCTTGGTGAAAGTGCTTATAAGGTAGCAATTAGTTCTACCAAATCGATGACAGGTCATTTGTTGGGAGGATCGGGAGGTATCGAAGCGGTGGCGACAGCGATGGCGATCGTTAACGATCGCCTTCCGCCGACGATTAATTTAGCTAATCCCGATCCTGGATGCGATTTGGATTACGTGCCGAATAACAGCCGCAACCAAACTGTAGAAGTAGCTTTGTCTAATTCTTTTGGTTTTGGCGGTCATAATGTTACCTTAGCTTTTAAGAAATACAGGCGCGGATAA
- the tkt gene encoding transketolase, whose protein sequence is MVAATQSLEELCINSIRFLAIDAVEKANSGHPGLPMGAAPMAFVLWDRLMRYNPKNPQWFNRDRFILSAGHGCMLQYALLYLTGYDSVTIDDIKQFRQWESKTPGHPENFMTPGVEVTTGPLGQGIANGVGIAMAEAHLAAKFNKPDIELVDHYTYVILGDGCNMEGVSGEACSLAGHLGLGKLIALYDDNHISIDGSTDLAFTEDVGKRFEAYGWHVQHVENGNTDLDAIHKAIEQAKAVTDKPSLIKVTTTIGYGSPNKANSHDVHGSALGADEVKATREHMGWEYPEFEVPEDALKHFHKAVDRGAKYEEQWNSLWTRYQSEYAEEAAVLARMMKGELPEGWDKVLPTYTPEDKKDATRNQSGKVLNALAGVLPELIGGSADLAPSNKTLLKSDKDFQKGAYENRNLRFGVREHGMGAICNGIALHGSGLIPYGATFLVFTDYMRASIRLSALSNAGVIWVMTHDSVALGEDGPTHQPIEHIPSLRAIPDLVVIRPADGNETSGAYKAAIESRDTPTLIALSRQGLPNLAGSSIENTTKGAYVLSCGNPPEEIEVILIGTGSEVHLCVNAAEKLRAEGKKVRVVSMPSCELFEAQSDEYKESVLPASVKKRLVVEAGSSFGWCRYFGAEGASISIDRFGASAPGNVALEKFGYTVDNVVAQAKKLLG, encoded by the coding sequence ATGGTCGCTGCTACTCAATCACTCGAAGAACTTTGCATTAATTCAATCCGTTTTTTAGCAATTGACGCTGTCGAAAAAGCAAATTCTGGTCATCCAGGGTTGCCGATGGGCGCTGCTCCAATGGCGTTTGTGCTTTGGGATCGCTTGATGCGCTACAATCCCAAAAATCCCCAATGGTTTAATCGCGATCGCTTTATCCTTTCGGCTGGTCATGGCTGTATGTTACAGTATGCCTTGCTTTATCTGACTGGTTACGACAGCGTGACTATTGATGATATTAAGCAGTTCCGTCAGTGGGAGTCGAAAACCCCCGGACACCCGGAAAATTTCATGACTCCTGGCGTGGAAGTAACGACAGGACCTTTGGGACAGGGAATTGCTAACGGTGTCGGCATCGCAATGGCAGAAGCTCATTTGGCTGCTAAATTTAATAAACCAGATATCGAGCTTGTAGACCACTATACCTATGTGATTTTGGGTGATGGCTGCAACATGGAAGGTGTTTCTGGAGAAGCTTGTTCTCTGGCTGGACACTTAGGACTGGGTAAATTAATTGCCCTTTACGATGATAATCACATCTCTATTGATGGTTCGACGGATTTAGCTTTTACTGAAGATGTTGGTAAGCGTTTTGAAGCTTACGGTTGGCACGTTCAGCACGTGGAAAATGGTAATACTGACCTCGACGCAATTCACAAAGCGATCGAACAAGCTAAAGCTGTTACCGATAAGCCTTCTTTAATTAAGGTTACAACTACGATCGGTTACGGTTCTCCTAACAAAGCTAACTCCCATGATGTTCACGGATCTGCCCTCGGTGCGGATGAAGTGAAAGCGACTCGCGAACACATGGGTTGGGAATACCCAGAATTTGAAGTTCCTGAAGATGCACTCAAGCACTTCCACAAAGCTGTAGATCGCGGTGCGAAGTACGAAGAACAGTGGAACAGTCTTTGGACTCGTTATCAGAGTGAATATGCTGAAGAAGCTGCTGTCTTAGCGCGGATGATGAAAGGCGAACTACCTGAAGGTTGGGATAAAGTTCTGCCTACTTATACTCCCGAAGACAAGAAAGATGCTACCCGCAACCAATCTGGTAAAGTTCTCAATGCTTTAGCAGGAGTTTTACCGGAACTTATTGGTGGTTCGGCGGATTTGGCTCCTTCTAACAAAACTTTACTCAAATCAGATAAAGATTTCCAAAAAGGCGCTTACGAAAACCGTAACCTGCGTTTTGGTGTCCGCGAACATGGAATGGGCGCAATTTGTAACGGTATCGCCCTACATGGTTCGGGGTTAATTCCTTACGGTGCTACTTTCCTTGTCTTTACTGATTATATGCGGGCATCGATTCGCTTGTCGGCATTGTCTAATGCTGGTGTAATCTGGGTAATGACTCATGACTCGGTAGCATTGGGTGAAGATGGTCCGACACACCAACCAATCGAGCATATTCCCTCGCTACGTGCAATTCCCGATCTAGTAGTTATCCGTCCTGCCGATGGTAACGAAACTTCTGGCGCTTACAAAGCAGCGATCGAAAGTCGCGATACCCCTACTTTAATCGCTTTATCGCGACAAGGTTTACCGAATTTAGCTGGAAGTTCGATTGAAAATACTACTAAGGGCGCTTATGTGCTTTCTTGTGGTAATCCTCCTGAAGAAATCGAAGTAATTTTAATCGGTACTGGTTCGGAAGTACATTTGTGCGTCAATGCAGCCGAAAAATTACGGGCTGAGGGTAAGAAAGTTCGTGTGGTTTCGATGCCGAGTTGCGAGTTGTTTGAAGCACAAAGCGACGAGTATAAGGAGTCTGTTTTACCTGCTAGCGTGAAGAAGCGTTTAGTTGTTGAAGCAGGTTCTAGCTTCGGTTGGTGTCGTTATTTTGGTGCTGAAGGTGCTAGTATCAGCATCGATCGCTTCGGTGCTTCTGCTCCTGGTAATGTGGCTTTAGAAAAGTTTGGCTACACTGTTGATAATGTGGTGGCTCAAGCTAAGAAATTGTTGGGATAA
- a CDS encoding prephenate/arogenate dehydrogenase, whose amino-acid sequence MKIGIVGLGLIGGSLGLELRSHSWETIGVSRSRRTCEIALERGAVDRASVSLQDLGAVDIVFICTPIAAIAPTVAKLKDYLAPETIVTDVGSVKLATTQTCTSLWQNFVGGHPMAGTAAQGIEAAQKNLFLDAPYVITPIESTPVAAIKKVEEVAISLGCKVYFCSPEEHDRAVSWISHLPVMVSAALLAASLGETNPTVLALAKNLASSGFRDTSRVGGGNPELGVMMAKYNRPEVLRSLHNYRENLDEIIQLIEEEDWSKLAQILHSTQQARPDFLS is encoded by the coding sequence ATGAAAATAGGAATTGTTGGGCTAGGGTTAATTGGCGGTTCTTTAGGTTTAGAATTGCGATCGCACTCCTGGGAGACGATCGGGGTTTCTCGCTCCCGACGCACTTGTGAAATTGCCCTTGAGAGGGGTGCGGTCGATCGTGCTAGCGTTAGTTTACAGGATTTAGGCGCAGTGGATATTGTTTTTATTTGTACGCCGATCGCGGCGATCGCTCCGACTGTGGCTAAACTAAAAGATTATTTGGCTCCGGAAACTATTGTCACTGATGTGGGTTCGGTTAAGCTGGCAACTACTCAAACTTGTACCAGTTTGTGGCAAAATTTTGTTGGCGGACATCCCATGGCGGGAACAGCCGCACAAGGTATCGAAGCGGCTCAAAAGAATTTGTTTCTGGATGCACCTTATGTGATTACTCCTATTGAATCTACTCCGGTTGCAGCAATTAAAAAGGTAGAGGAAGTTGCGATTTCTCTCGGTTGTAAGGTTTATTTTTGCAGTCCCGAAGAACACGATCGCGCTGTGAGTTGGATTTCTCACCTCCCAGTGATGGTAAGTGCAGCTTTGCTTGCTGCGAGTCTGGGCGAAACTAATCCCACTGTGTTAGCATTAGCCAAAAACTTAGCCAGTTCTGGTTTTCGGGATACCTCGCGCGTCGGTGGTGGCAATCCCGAATTAGGAGTAATGATGGCAAAATATAATCGTCCGGAAGTTTTGCGATCGCTTCATAACTACCGCGAAAATCTCGATGAAATTATCCAACTCATCGAAGAAGAAGATTGGTCAAAACTCGCGCAAATTCTCCACTCTACTCAACAAGCACGACCAGATTTTCTATCTTAA
- a CDS encoding transposase, protein MIVFEFKVKAKQTQYVAIDETLRTAQFVRNQCLQYWIDNRGINKYDLNKYCAVLAKEFSFAQELNSQAKQASAERTWCAISPFSANCRQKVKGKKGGTRFKQNSHSAEYKSIDSQLSENQKTVNFADKKEKEKLKYQETDDLNFFRGRIVKV, encoded by the coding sequence ATGATAGTTTTTGAGTTTAAAGTAAAAGCCAAGCAAACTCAATATGTTGCTATTGATGAGACGCTCCGAACAGCTCAGTTCGTTCGTAATCAGTGCTTGCAATACTGGATAGATAACCGAGGTATTAATAAGTACGACCTCAATAAATATTGTGCAGTATTAGCCAAAGAGTTTAGCTTTGCCCAAGAACTAAACTCCCAAGCCAAACAAGCATCAGCAGAAAGAACCTGGTGTGCTATCAGTCCTTTTTCCGCAAACTGCCGGCAGAAAGTAAAAGGGAAAAAAGGTGGGACTCGATTCAAGCAAAACAGTCACTCTGCTGAGTACAAATCAATAGATTCTCAGTTATCTGAAAATCAAAAAACTGTTAACTTTGCTGACAAAAAAGAAAAAGAAAAATTAAAATATCAAGAAACCGATGACCTTAACTTTTTCCGAGGCAGGATAGTCAAAGTTTAG
- a CDS encoding pentapeptide repeat-containing protein: MNVTELGGKYAAGVRDFANVNLSEANLSGINLSGANLSEANLNVVNLSGANLSGANLERAKLNVARLSGINLSRAKLNQAVLNVANLIRADLGEAELIEAALIRAELIRAELSGANLRNANLNGVDLREATLRYANLSGCNLSEANLRGAFLTSAILEGATMNGANLCRCDLSAANLREAELRQVDLSRADLNGADLRGANLRWADLSGASLRWADLSEAKLSGASLIGADLTNANLLNASLVHANLTQARLIKADWVGADLTGATLTGAKLYAVSRFGLKTEGMTCEWVDLSPEGDRSEIYHFTSERAKKFFNETLPTVEILIDAPLDFHAHVAIASIYQQIVSLYPGIKRPPTIEVSSRRTAITFSVDSNDRLFTTAYLAVIPFADAQASHRNLIALVHTLQSQDRNVLSLRKYQRIKQISISLNRAIAKLNQFELPNLDRLPAESANFFQAPTQTVLTNSNDQTLEIYRRPVFGKRLMQQSNLYHRAKKTSQSRSSEATLPSVKTAIEFIRELDEPEQVNQG; the protein is encoded by the coding sequence ATGAACGTTACAGAACTTGGTGGTAAATATGCCGCCGGAGTCAGAGACTTTGCTAATGTCAATCTTAGTGAAGCAAATCTGAGCGGTATTAATCTCAGTGGTGCAAATTTGAGCGAGGCTAACCTAAATGTAGTCAACCTCAGTGGTGCAAATTTGAGCGGTGCTAACCTGGAACGAGCCAAACTAAATGTGGCTCGATTAAGCGGAATCAATCTTTCACGAGCAAAATTAAATCAAGCAGTGCTTAATGTAGCTAATTTAATTCGCGCCGATTTAGGGGAAGCCGAATTAATTGAAGCAGCTTTAATTCGGGCTGAGTTGATTCGTGCTGAACTTAGTGGCGCAAATCTCAGAAATGCCAATCTCAATGGGGTAGATTTAAGAGAGGCAACACTGAGATACGCGAATCTGAGCGGCTGCAATTTAAGTGAAGCAAATCTACGCGGTGCCTTCCTGACTTCAGCTATTTTAGAGGGAGCAACCATGAATGGGGCTAATTTATGCCGTTGCGACCTAAGTGCTGCTAATTTAAGGGAAGCAGAACTGCGCCAAGTAGATTTGAGTCGTGCGGATCTCAATGGAGCAGATTTACGAGGAGCAAATTTACGTTGGGCAGATTTGAGCGGGGCTTCGTTACGTTGGGCAGATTTGAGCGAAGCTAAATTAAGCGGAGCTAGTTTAATTGGGGCAGATTTGACTAATGCTAATTTACTGAATGCGAGTTTAGTTCATGCTAATTTGACTCAGGCAAGGTTAATTAAAGCTGATTGGGTAGGAGCAGATTTAACCGGGGCGACGCTGACAGGGGCTAAACTGTATGCAGTTTCTCGCTTTGGCTTAAAAACCGAAGGAATGACTTGTGAGTGGGTTGATTTGTCCCCAGAAGGCGATCGCAGCGAGATTTATCATTTTACTTCCGAAAGGGCGAAAAAGTTTTTTAATGAAACTTTACCCACAGTGGAAATTCTCATTGATGCTCCTTTGGATTTCCACGCTCATGTCGCCATTGCTTCTATTTATCAACAAATTGTTTCTCTGTATCCAGGAATTAAAAGACCTCCAACAATTGAAGTAAGTTCTCGACGCACGGCGATAACTTTTAGCGTCGATAGCAATGACCGACTTTTTACTACTGCTTATCTAGCAGTAATTCCCTTCGCTGACGCACAAGCCAGCCATCGCAATTTAATTGCTTTGGTTCATACTTTACAATCTCAAGATCGAAATGTTCTCAGTCTCAGGAAATATCAAAGGATTAAACAAATCAGTATCTCTTTAAATCGAGCGATCGCTAAACTCAACCAATTTGAGCTTCCTAACTTGGATCGTCTTCCGGCTGAAAGTGCTAATTTTTTCCAAGCTCCTACTCAAACAGTTTTAACTAACTCGAATGACCAAACTCTAGAAATCTATCGTCGTCCAGTTTTTGGTAAGCGTTTAATGCAGCAATCTAACTTATATCACCGGGCGAAAAAAACTTCTCAGTCTCGCTCCTCCGAGGCGACTTTACCTTCAGTGAAAACGGCGATCGAATTTATCCGAGAGTTAGACGAACCAGAGCAAGTTAACCAAGGCTAG
- a CDS encoding helicase C-terminal domain-containing protein has protein sequence MTMKAIIEAKVHTSLRALLRETESVRWLHHLTMARLVARALRNDRHALIQTGSSQERYCLSYLTPALLWSEPVILVTPQRSHQRLGKSIQWLQEWLETDKPIEIGSHFPDTDNFQGLILTTPQAWLSDRLENQKRFPQHIPTIIDRADELEDWTREQLTISIQPQDWDALMSQYPRQQEEIRDLRVQLTKAIFGHPQNPYCSCLLSVPEQKILQQLFQTLSQDPQWHSHTGVVRDYQVQFQQPGQMLWASIARDLGQFTLHIAPLEVSTALQSIWSQQPVVLIGCPLDRERSAPIYRQKLGLPELTTLKFAPDRQNEYIRLYLPYRLPMPNTPGFQNALLPQIHTLVRICPRANQPIVLLIDDVPLKAQIGANIAGEFGSRVQVEKINLPVNGILVTGWEFWIANQDLFPPPQLLVIATLPIPSLENPLVAAQVTALKSQRLNWFDSYLLPTALHQLQRAIVPLRESRGVVALLDNRVNFRSYGKKILTALEPFARINYLDASWFESSS, from the coding sequence ATGACCATGAAAGCGATCATTGAGGCAAAAGTTCATACCTCCCTGCGTGCTTTGCTACGAGAAACTGAATCAGTTCGCTGGCTGCATCATTTGACGATGGCTAGGTTGGTAGCGCGAGCCTTGCGTAACGATCGCCATGCTTTAATTCAAACGGGAAGCTCTCAGGAGCGATATTGTCTGAGTTATTTAACACCAGCACTACTTTGGAGCGAACCAGTAATCTTAGTCACACCCCAAAGATCCCATCAAAGATTAGGGAAATCAATTCAGTGGTTACAAGAATGGTTAGAAACAGATAAACCCATCGAAATTGGCTCTCATTTCCCGGATACAGATAATTTCCAAGGCTTAATCCTGACAACTCCACAAGCTTGGTTAAGCGATCGCTTGGAAAATCAAAAGCGTTTTCCCCAACATATTCCCACAATTATCGATCGCGCTGACGAACTTGAAGATTGGACTCGCGAACAACTCACGATTAGTATTCAGCCTCAAGACTGGGATGCTTTGATGAGTCAATATCCTCGCCAGCAAGAAGAAATTCGCGACTTACGAGTACAATTGACTAAAGCAATCTTTGGACATCCTCAAAATCCTTACTGTAGCTGTTTACTCTCCGTCCCCGAACAAAAAATCTTACAGCAGTTATTTCAAACTTTAAGTCAAGATCCCCAATGGCATTCTCACACTGGAGTAGTTCGCGATTATCAAGTCCAATTCCAGCAACCAGGACAAATGCTCTGGGCATCTATTGCTAGAGATCTCGGACAGTTTACACTTCACATCGCACCACTAGAAGTAAGTACAGCTTTACAATCAATTTGGTCGCAGCAACCAGTAGTGTTGATTGGCTGTCCTCTAGATCGAGAACGCTCTGCACCAATATATCGTCAAAAGTTAGGTTTGCCTGAATTAACTACACTCAAATTTGCACCCGATCGCCAAAATGAATATATTCGTCTTTACTTACCCTATCGGCTACCTATGCCGAATACGCCCGGATTTCAAAATGCCCTACTGCCACAAATTCATACTTTAGTTCGCATTTGTCCCAGAGCAAATCAACCAATTGTCCTTTTAATTGACGATGTGCCGCTTAAAGCTCAAATCGGGGCAAATATAGCAGGTGAGTTTGGTTCGCGAGTCCAAGTAGAAAAAATCAATCTTCCAGTTAATGGCATTTTAGTCACTGGTTGGGAATTCTGGATTGCCAATCAAGATTTGTTTCCTCCTCCTCAACTGCTAGTCATTGCTACGTTACCAATTCCTTCCTTAGAAAATCCTCTTGTCGCAGCCCAAGTCACCGCCTTAAAAAGCCAGCGTCTTAACTGGTTTGACTCTTATTTGTTACCAACCGCTTTGCACCAACTACAACGGGCGATCGTACCTTTACGAGAATCTCGTGGAGTTGTGGCTTTGCTGGATAACCGAGTTAATTTTCGCAGCTACGGTAAGAAAATTTTAACTGCTCTCGAACCTTTCGCCCGCATTAACTACCTCGATGCTAGTTGGTTTGAGTCTTCAAGTTAG
- a CDS encoding DUF2839 domain-containing protein, with product MGEAKRRKEALGDKYGQEQTILPWLPITKSQAQMFYKWTTTGAWIGIGLMVAFWLIVRIIGPGFGWWQVQ from the coding sequence ATGGGTGAAGCTAAACGCCGTAAAGAGGCATTAGGAGACAAATACGGTCAAGAACAAACGATTCTTCCCTGGCTACCAATTACCAAATCTCAAGCGCAAATGTTTTACAAGTGGACGACGACTGGCGCTTGGATTGGGATTGGCTTGATGGTAGCTTTTTGGTTAATCGTCAGAATTATTGGACCTGGTTTTGGTTGGTGGCAAGTTCAATAG
- a CDS encoding NADPH-dependent FMN reductase — translation MTTPPKILAFAGSAREASFNKMLVKIAAEGAKMAGAEVTYLDLRELPMPLFDQDLEAKEGLTENVLKFKTLLKEHHAFAIASPEYNSSITPLLKNVIDWASRPEPGEAPMALTCFRGKIAALMATSPGGLGGLRGLSHIRSILSSIGVLVIPEQKAIPNAFQAFSEEGKLKDEKQQTAIAEIGRQLAITSAKLLQD, via the coding sequence ATGACTACTCCACCGAAAATTCTCGCTTTTGCTGGTAGCGCCCGCGAAGCTTCTTTTAACAAGATGCTGGTGAAAATCGCGGCTGAGGGGGCAAAAATGGCGGGTGCAGAGGTTACTTATCTGGATTTGCGCGAGCTGCCGATGCCGCTTTTCGACCAAGATTTGGAAGCTAAGGAGGGACTAACAGAAAATGTCCTTAAGTTCAAAACCCTCCTCAAAGAACATCATGCCTTCGCGATCGCTTCTCCGGAATACAACAGTTCGATTACTCCTTTACTTAAGAATGTCATTGATTGGGCTTCACGACCAGAACCCGGAGAAGCACCAATGGCTTTAACTTGTTTTCGAGGAAAAATTGCGGCGTTGATGGCTACTTCACCTGGGGGTTTAGGTGGTTTACGAGGTTTGTCTCACATTCGTTCGATTTTGTCAAGTATTGGCGTGTTGGTTATCCCGGAGCAAAAAGCAATTCCCAACGCTTTCCAAGCATTTAGCGAAGAGGGTAAACTTAAAGACGAAAAACAACAAACAGCGATCGCGGAAATTGGTCGTCAGTTAGCGATTACAAGTGCAAAATTATTACAGGACTAA